A section of the Macadamia integrifolia cultivar HAES 741 chromosome 9, SCU_Mint_v3, whole genome shotgun sequence genome encodes:
- the LOC122089967 gene encoding protein LONGIFOLIA 1-like, protein MMTGLVHDQNLEKQIEKQMGCMAGFLQLFDRHQILSGKRLYSTKRLAPSLTVDSASPSEKSVGSPTSFIEVQQQPHQQELPQLRASPECTETPPEICPPVTELSIPAESPARMPLPFQVFEYKEGSRSSWKFKDAPRLSLDSRASFDGKGSLCPREIRKNAAILSAARCDSSSEATVSEDNEKQHRSPSVIARLMGLEALPESSGEAPNKAELRRSASESRVSKDLLQYRFIDRNNFQQKQTFQPNSGSHVSNNAKRDNAASEGNKSKVRTPDSIDFCIRKRKIEPQKPQKGGLPASSWKSQQQRKSFFDSQDFFPEPKQRDSLYGEIEKRLKMRGIDEPEKDLETLRQILVALQLKGLLHSKRPMEQIKHRNFTYGQRFYSEESPIVVMEPSRSPVSINRAGRTGTESPPSSFRSRAGVRRNLNLAGETLPPVIPRRERPEIDRNLQRARNSRSPDRNDSSAKSPSSLARRRPLSIHTQKRGDDSVELRRSSPVHSPKIIAKVASDHQTGRSPRNRKPVPDVSTKERILRQAGDESSTISECSISTSSQVDMEQLQRPKMEEQKEGRTLLERCDKLLHSITEMIADELQPSPVSVLDSSFYKDESPSPIMKRCLHLKDQSVELEEEKWSPLISPIRLKPEEEGSDEDSDFLYVSEILRASECLPEDTDIFLVLEKQRYKSTSSSRESMLHRKLVFDTITEILDRKKQLPPWKAVSEVNWSTGKPSLWQIWSEFKRGRERDEGEDLFEVICGVLRKDMAGDNINGWEDCHMEMSEAVLDIERSIFKVLVEETIRDVASFPGKNRAPAPRRKLVF, encoded by the exons ATGATGACAGGTTTAGTCCATGATCAAAATCTGGAAAAGCAGATAGAGAAGCAGATGGGATGCATGGCTGGATTCCTCCAGCTGTTCGATCGTCACCAGATTCTCTCCGGAAAACGCCTCTATTCTACCAAACGCCTCGCTCCATCTCTG ACTGTTGATTCTGCGTCCCCGTCAGAGAAATCAGTCGGATCTCCGACGTCGTTTATAGAAGTACAGCAGCAGCCGCACCAACAAGAATTACCGCAATTGCGAGCCTCGCCGGAATGTACCGAGACTCCGCCCGAGATATGCCCGCCGGTGACGGAACTGTCAATTCCGGCGGAAAGTCCGGCGAGAATGCCTCTTCCTTTTCAGGTTTTCGAATACAAGGAAGGCTCGAGGTCTTCTTGGAAGTTTAAAGACGCACCAAGGCTGTCTCTGGATAGCAGAGCAAGCTTTGATGGAAAAGGAAGTCTCTGTCCCAGAGAGATCCGAAAGAACGCGGCAATTCTCTCGGCAGCACGGTGCGATAGCTCTTCGGAAGCGACTGTATCGGAGGATAACGAGAAGCAGCATCGTTCGCCTAGCGTCATTGCCCGGCTCATGGGGCTCGAAGCTCTCCCTGAGTCATCTGGCGAAGCTCCGAACAAAGCCGAGTTACGGAGGTCTGCATCGGAGTCTAGGGTCTCCAAAGACCTGCTTCAGTATCGATTCATTGACAGGAACAATTTCCAGCAGAAGCAGACTTTCCAGCCAAATTCTGGAAGCCACGTTTCAAACAACGCCAAAAGAGACAATGCAGCTTCAGAAGGTAATAAATCGAAGGTCCGGACACCGGATTCCATTGACTTCTGCATCAGGAAACGGAAAATCGAGCCACAGAAACCTCAGAAAGGAGGTTTACCTGCTTCGTCATGGAAGTCGCAGCAGCAACGTAAGAGCTTTTTTGATTCGCAGGATTTCTTTCCGGAGCCAAAGCAGAGGGACTCACTTTATGGAGAGATCGAGAAGCGGTTGAAGATGAGGGGAATCGATGAACCGGAAAAGGATCTGGAGACGTTGAGACAGATCCTCGTAGCTCTGCAACTCAAAGGGCTTCTGCACTCTAAAAGACCAATGGAACAGATCAAGCACCGGAATTTCACCTACGGTCAGAGATTTTACAGTGAAGAATCCCCGATAGTTGTCATGGAGCCTTCCCGCTCCCCGGTTTCAATCAACCGAGCTGGAAGAACGGGAACAGAGTCTCCTCCATCAAGTTTCAGATCCAGAGCTGGAGTTCGCCGGAATCTAAACCTAGCCGGTGAGACCTTACCGCCGGTAATCCCAAGGCGTGAACGGCCTGAAATCGATAGAAACCTGCAGAGAGCAAGAAATTCAAGGTCCCCTGACCGTAACGATAGCAGCGCGAAAAGTCCGAGTTCTCTTGCCAGGCGAAGACCGTTGAGCATTCACACTCAGAAGAGAGGAGATGATTCTGTGGAGCTGAGAAGAAGCTCTCCCGTTCATTCTCCAAAGATTATTGCTAAGGTCGCATCTGACCACCAAACAGGCAGATCACCAAGGAACAGGAAACCAGTGCCTGATGTTTCAACGAAAGAGAGAATTTTGAGGCAAGCTGGGGATGAATCATCCACAATTTCTGAGTGCAGCATCAGTACATCTTCTCAAGTCGACATGGAGCAG TTGCAGAGACCAAAAATGGAGGAACAGAAGGAAGGGAGGACCTTGTTGGAGAGGTGCGATAAGCTGCTCCACAGCATAACTGAGATGATTGCGGATGAGTTGCAGCCGAGTCCCGTTTCGGTGCTAGACTCGTCTTTCTACAAGGACGAGTCCCCTTCACCTATCATGAAACGATGTTTACACTTAAAAG ATCAATCGGTAGAGCTGGAAGAAGAGAAGTGGAGCCCATTGATCTCGCCTATCCGATTGAAACCGGAAGAAGAGGGATCAGATGAAGACAGTGATTTCCTGTATGTGTCGGAGATCCTACGAGCTTCCGAATGTCTCCCGGAAGACACCGACATATTCTTGGTACTAGAGAAGCAACGCTACAAGTCGACGAGCTCCTCCAGAGAATCCATGCTACACCGGAAGCTAGTGTTCGACACGATTACTGAAATCCTCGACAGAAAGAAGCAGTTGCCACCGTGGAAGGCAGTGTCAGAGGTAAATTGGTCGACGGGGAAGCCATCATTGTGGCAGATATGGTCGGAGttcaagagaggaagagagagggatGAAGGAGAAGACCTGTTCGAGGTAATCTGTGGGGTGCTCCGGAAAGATATGGCCGGAGACAACATCAACGGCTGGGAAGATTGTCACATGGAGATGTCCGAAGCAGTGTTGGACATCGAACGGTCCATATTCAAGGTTCTGGTTGAGGAAACGATCCGAGATGTCGCTTCCTTTCCCGGGAAAAACAGAGCACCGGCACCTCGAAGGAAGTTGGTTTTTTGA